In Rhodococcus qingshengii JCM 15477, the sequence GTCTCACTGGGAATGTCGGCGCTGAGCAGTGGGCCGGTTGCGACTCAGATCGTGAAATGGCTCAACCTCGAGAACATCACCGGTGTCGGCGTGGGGCTCAGAGTTGCTTCACTGTTGCTCTCACTCCTGGCGACGTGGGCGGTGTTCCTGTGGGTGATCGCCCGGCTGCCGCGCGAGCCTGTCACGCTGCGTAGCGCTGCGCAGGCAGCGGTTATCGCCGCGATTGTGTTCGAGATCTTCAAGCAGGTGGGTGCGATCTACCTCGCTGCCGTCACCAACGGACCAGCGGGCGTGGCATTCGGTCCGATCATCGGTTTGCTCGTGTTCGTGTTCACGGCGTCAAGGATGCTGCTGTTCTGCACGGCGTGGGCGGCGACGACCAAGGAAAGTATGGCCCTGGCGTTCGTTCCGCCGCCGGATCCCGCAGTGATCTCGCCGCGAATCGTTGTCAGTGACGGTGCTTCACCGTCTCGCGTGGCTGCGCTGATCGCCACGGGTGCGGTTGCCGGCCTGGGTCTTTCGGGCTTCATGCGTCGTCGGCCGCGCTAGCGCCTCCGACGGTTGAGGGCAACGGCTCCCGCCACCAGCGCGATCACCACTACTCCACCGACAGCACCGATGAGTATGCGGTCAGTGGTGTCGGATTCGGCGTCGGTAGCGGTGGGTGCAGCCGAGATCGAGCCTGGTGCAGCGGCAGACGGTGTGCGAGTGACATCGGGCGAGGCATCGTCGGTGGATCGGTCCGTCAACGAGCCGACGGTTGTGCTCGCGGGGAGTGCATATCCGTAGTCGAGTAGACGGGCAGCTTGTTCCCACGGACGGATCGGCTTGGCTTCGCCGCCCATCAATGTCACCAGTAGTTTCCGGCCGTTACGCTCCGCGCCACCCACATACGTGTGGCGGGCGTCGTCGGTGAAGCCGGTCTTGCCGCCCAATGCGCCGTCGTAGTTGTAGAGCAGTTGATTGTCGTTGGCGAGAGTGAATCCGGGGCGGTCCTGATCGTCGGGAATCGTCGGATCTTTGGGGAAGCCGGGAAATTCGACGGTCTCGGTATGGATCAGACCGGCAAACGTCGGATTCTGCAGGGCGGTATGGAAAATCACGGCCAGGTCGTACGGCGAGCTGCTCATCCCCGGGCCGTCGAGTCCGGATGGAGTTGCCGTGCGGGTGTCGAGGGCGCCGAGTTCGGCCGCGAGCGCGTTCATTTTCGACACGGCTGCAGCGTCACCGCCGAGTTGGCGGGCAAGAGCGTGCGCGGCATCATTTCCCGATGCCATGACCAGGCCCTGCATCAGTTGCCGGTTGGTGTACTTGCCGCCCTTGCCGATGCCGACAGCGCTACCTTCAGCGTCCGCGTCTTCGGCCGTTGCGGTGATTTCGGTGTCGAGATCGAGTTCGTCGAGCGCGACAAGAGCCAAGAGCATCTTGATGGTGCTGGCCGGTCGGTAGCGACCGTGCGGATCTTTCGCGGCGAGGACCTCACCGGTTTCGGCGTCCGCGAGTACCCATCCGGATGCCGCGATATCCGCCGGGAGCGGGGGAGCGCCGTCAGGGAGTACAACACCGCACTCGCCGAGCTTGTCTCCACCGACAGGGCTTTCCGGAATCGGGACAGCAGTCGGGGCCGTAGATCCGGGCGCGGGTGCTTCGGAGAGATCGATCGCCGGTGCCGGGCTACTCGTGAAAGGGCAGCTGTCGGTGTTGGGTGTTGTGAACGGCGCTTCGGTGGTGGTGGGCGGCGGCGGGGCCGGTTGGGCGCCGGCCACTCCCGAGGTCCCTACGACACCGGTAAACGCAATGCTCCCTGAGAGCACTGTTCCGGCTACTGCCACTGCACACTTTCGACGCCACATCATCGATATACGAGGGTATGCGAACCTGAGGGAACGTCCGAATCGCCACGCAAGCAGAGGGATCGAAAACAGGCGATTCGGTTTGTACATCGGTCATAGTGGACGATCGCCGCCGATGAGTTCCACCACCACGCAGAGTCTGTAACAGTGGGGTAGTCGGCTACTCGAATGGCGCACACGCACTGACGACAGGGGATCGGTATGGGCAAGATCGTGGTGACAGAATTCGTGTCCTTGGACATGGTGATGGAAGCTCCCGGTGGCGAACCGGGTTATGCGCACACTGGATGGGTCTTTCCGTACCAGGAGGGCGATCAGATGAAGTTCAAACTCGACGAAACCCTCGCCGCGGACGTCCTTCTGCTCGGGCGGCGGACCTACGAGAGCTTCGCCGGTGCCTGGCCCGAGCGCGAGGACGACCAAGGCTTTGCGGACAAGATGAACGAGATGCCCAAGTACGTCGTCACGAGTTCGACCGAACCGCTCGAATGGAACAACTCGACGGCGCTCGACGGTCCCATCGAGGAATCTGTCCCGAAGCTCAAGGAGCAGATCGACGGCGAGATCTTGGTCGCGGGAAGTCGGACGCTCGTCCACGCGTTGTTGCTGGCCGGTCTGGTCGACGAGCTTCGTCTGATGGTCTTCCCGGTCATTCTCGGGTCCGGCGGGAGAGTGTTCCCCGAATCGGCCGACAAGATCGTCCTCGAGTTGAAGGACGATCGTCGGTACGAATCCGGAGTTCAGGTACTGACGTACCACCCCACGGTCGCGTAGACCTCTCGAAAACATCTGTGGCCGAGACTCTTCGAGAGGCTCGGCCACGGATGTCTTGTCGGCTAACTGTTTTCGGGGAAGCCGAGGTTGATGCCGCCGTGGCTGGGGTCGAGCCAGCGACTGGTGACGGCTTTACCTCGCGTGAAGAAATGAACACCTTCTGTCCCGTGAGCGTGGGTGTCACCGAAGAGGCTGTTCTTCCAGCCGCCGAAGCTGTAGTAGGCCATGGGAACCGGGATGGGGACGTTGATGCCGATCATGCCGACCTCCACCTCGTTCTGGAAGCGTCGGGCAGCGCCGCCGTCGTTGGTGAAGATGGCGGTGCCGTTTCCGTACGGGTTGTTGTTGATCAGTTCGAGGGCTTGGTCGTAGGTATCGACACGCACGACGGAGAGGACAGGTCCGAAGATTTCGTCGGTGTAGATCGACATGTCGGTGGTGACGTGGTCGATGAGGGTGGGCCCGAGCCAGAAGCCGTCCGGTCCACCGTCGGCCTGAACTGTGCGTCCGTCGACCACGATGGTGGCGCCGTCCTTCTCCCCGGCATCGACATAGGACGCGACCTTGTCGCGATGGGCCTTGGTGACGAGCGGACCCATGTCGGAGTTCTTGGTGCCGTCACCGGTGACGAGGGGAGTGGTGCGTTCGACGATCTTGGCGACCAGTTCGTCGGCGATGTCGCCGACTGCAACCAGGGCGGAGATCGCCATGCATCGTTCGCCCGCGGAGCCGAATCCCGCGTTGACCATTGCGTCGGCGGCGAGGTCGAGGTCGGCGTCCGGCAGAACGATGGCGTGGTTCTTGGCGCCGCCGAGTGCTTGCACGCGTTTGCCGTTGGCGGTGCCGGTGGCATAGACGTACTGGGCGATGGGGGTGGATCCGACAAACGAAATCGCTTTGACTGCTTTGTTTTCCAGAAGTTCGTCGACGGCGAGCTTGTCACCTTGGAGGACGTTGAAGACGCCGGGGGGCAGACCGGCTTCGGCCCAGAGTTCGGCGAGCCAGATCGCCGCGGTGGGGTCCTTCTCCGAGGGCTTGAGAATCACGGTGTTCCCGGCGGCGATGGCGACCGGGAAGAACCACATGGGGACCATCGCGGGAAAGTTGAAGGGCGAGATGATGCCGACGGGGCCGAGGGGTTGGCGGATGGAGTAGACGTCGACCTTGGTCGATGCATTCTCGGTGTATCCGCCCTTGAGGAGATGCGGTATTCCGCAAGCGAATTCGACAACTTCCTGCCCGCGGCTGATTTCGCCGAGGGCGTCGGAGAGAACCTTGCCGTGCTCGGCTGTGATGATCTCGGCGAGTTCACCTTTTCGAGCATTGAGGAGTTCGCGGAAGCTAAACAGTACCTGTGTGCGCCGGGCCAGTGAGGTGTCACGCCAGGCGGGGAAGGCTGCGGCAGCCGCGTCGATGACAGCGCGGGCGTCCTCGAGGTTCGCCAGGGCCAGTCGGCCGGTGATCTGTCCGGTGGCGGGGTTGGTGACGGTGGCGGTGTCCTCGGACGTTCCGGCGAACGGCTTGCCGTCCAGCCAGTGCGCGATGACGCGAGTATCAGTGCTGGTCATGGTATTTCCTAGTGGTCTGGTGACTCAGGAGTTCGGGGAGGTGTACTTGGCGACGTAGTCGTTCATCGTCTCGCGCTGGTACCGGGAAACCTCGTGCGCGTTTTCGTTCTCGGCGAAGACGCTCGACACCATCACGGTGTTCTCACGTTCGTGGAAGCCGAGTTTGCCGAGACCGCCGAAGAATTCGTCCCAGTTGACGTCTCCGTCACCGATTTTGAGATGCTGATGCACTCGAACGGCATTGCCTGGCGGGTTGGTGATGTAGCGCAGTCCGTGGGAACGGTGATGATCCATGGTGTCCGCCACGTGAACGAGTCGGACCATGTCGCCGGCGGCCTCCATGATGGCGGGAAGGTCCCCACCCATGTGGAATTGGTGGCACGCCACGATCACCATGCCGAGGTTCTTGGAGTTCACACCACGGATCGTGCGGATCGCGGCTAGTCCGTCTTCGACAAAATCGTCCGGGTGGGGGTCGATCAGGACGTCGATTCCCTCGCGTTCGATGATCGGAACCAGTTCCTCCATCGAACGATAGAACGCACGCTCGGACTCTTCGGCCTTTTCGGGGCGGCCGGAGAATTCGGTGTTCATGACGTTGACACCGAGATCGACCGTGATCTGGATGGCCCGCTTCCAGTAGCGCACGGCTGCTTCGCGAGCGTCCTCGTCCGGGCCGGACCACCGAAGGACCGGGAGCACCGACGCGATGCCGACTCCCGCACTCGCGCAGGCCTTCCGGAACTCGGTGACGAGCGCGTCGTCGGCTTTCGGGTGATTGAAGAACGGGATCATGTCGACGTGCGGTGTGAGCTGCAGGTACTCGTACCCGAGATCGGCAACAACTCGGGGTAGCTCGAGTAGTGAGTAATCGTGATGGAAAGGTGTGGGGTCGAGTGCGACCTTCATCGCTAAGCTCCGGCCACAGAGTCGCGCGCAACCATGTCCACGACGACGCGCTGACCCGTCTCCAGAGACTTCACACCGGCGGCGCAGACAGCGGCCGCGGCGTACCCGTCCCAAGCACCTGGTCCGTCGATGTAGTTGCCGGTGCCGGCGCCCGTCTTCACTGCCTTGATCCACCGGGCGAACTCGGTGTCGTAGGCCTGCCCGAAGCGTTCGCGGAATCCTGGGGTGATCTGCCCACCCCAGTTGCCGGGCTTGGTCTTTCGGATCAGTCCCACGTCGAGTCCGATCATCGCGCTTCCGAGTTCGCCGACAACTTCGGTGCGCACCTCGTAGGCAACTCCGGTGGTGACAAACACCTCGGCGTCGACGTGTCTGCCGGACTCGGTCTCGAATATCGCGATCTGTGGGTCTTGAATGCCCTCGGGAGCAAGCGAATTCGCGGCCGGTCGGATGATCTGCACCGAGGTGATCTCTTCGTCGAGCAGGAATCGTGTCACGTCGACCTCGTGGACGAGTGAGTCCTTGACGATCATCGCACTGTCGAAGCCGTTCGGAACCGCAGGATTGCGGTGAGCGCAGTGCACAACGAGAGGGCGACCGAGATCGCCGCTGTCGATCAAATCCTTGAGCTGGGTGTATTCGTGGTCGAACCGGCGCATGAAACCAACCTGGATCAGTCTTTTTCCCAGCGCTGCTTCGGCTTTGACGATCGTGAGCGAACTGTCCGCGTCGGTGGTCAGCGGCTTTTCGCAGAGAACAGGCTTGCCCGCTTCGAGGCAGGCAAGAACCTGCTTCTCATGGGTCGGGCCCGGGGTTGCGAGAACAACGGCGTCGACGTCCTCGGCTGCGATGGCATCGAACGGATCGACGACGACGCGCGCCCCTGGCGTCAGTGCTGCGATTTCCTCGGCGCGGGCGAGAGAGTAGTCGTTGACGACGGTGACGCGGGCACCGCCGATTTTGTTGGTGATGCGGTCGACGTGATCGGCCCCCATGATGCCGACGCCGAGCACTGCGATCCGGAGATCCTGGTTGTCAGACATGCGGTGGTACTCCTCGATTGTGTTGCTCAGTTGAAACGGACGGCGGGGACGCCACAGGTGGACAGGTATTTCTGAGTGCGCGCTGCGATGGGCAGCGGTGTGTCGGGATGGCAGGGATACATGTCCTGCTCGACGATCGCGAACACGTCGATGCCGAGCTTCTCGATGGCCTCCAGAAGCGGCGGCATGTCGGGGATTCCGCGCGGCGGTTCGATCATGGCACCGAGTTTGACGGCCTCACCGAACGGCAGGTCCTCCGCCTCAACCTTGGCGACTATCGCCGGATCCACCTGTTTGAGGTGTAGGTACCCGATGCGCTCCGGATGTTTGTTGATAATTGCGAGATTGTCGCCGCCGCAGTAGCTGATGTGGCCGGTGTCGAGACACAGATTCACGAAACGCTCGTCGGTCCCTTCGAGGAACTTGTAGACGTTGTCTTCGATGTCGACGTGACTGTCGGCATGAGGATGGTACTGCGCC encodes:
- the yhjD gene encoding inner membrane protein YhjD; translation: MADTDDDAPSFLEKQRAARPWLDHLVRAAGRFQEQKGDYYAAGITYFSVLALIPIMMVAFAVAGFVLAGHPEYLESIQEQITKSIPGSLGDTINTLIDSAIDSRASVGIFGLLGAAYAGLGWMANVRDALTAMWESKREPKGFVRTKLGDAGALVGLALAMVVSLGMSALSSGPVATQIVKWLNLENITGVGVGLRVASLLLSLLATWAVFLWVIARLPREPVTLRSAAQAAVIAAIVFEIFKQVGAIYLAAVTNGPAGVAFGPIIGLLVFVFTASRMLLFCTAWAATTKESMALAFVPPPDPAVISPRIVVSDGASPSRVAALIATGAVAGLGLSGFMRRRPR
- a CDS encoding D-alanyl-D-alanine carboxypeptidase family protein; this encodes MMWRRKCAVAVAGTVLSGSIAFTGVVGTSGVAGAQPAPPPPTTTEAPFTTPNTDSCPFTSSPAPAIDLSEAPAPGSTAPTAVPIPESPVGGDKLGECGVVLPDGAPPLPADIAASGWVLADAETGEVLAAKDPHGRYRPASTIKMLLALVALDELDLDTEITATAEDADAEGSAVGIGKGGKYTNRQLMQGLVMASGNDAAHALARQLGGDAAAVSKMNALAAELGALDTRTATPSGLDGPGMSSSPYDLAVIFHTALQNPTFAGLIHTETVEFPGFPKDPTIPDDQDRPGFTLANDNQLLYNYDGALGGKTGFTDDARHTYVGGAERNGRKLLVTLMGGEAKPIRPWEQAARLLDYGYALPASTTVGSLTDRSTDDASPDVTRTPSAAAPGSISAAPTATDAESDTTDRILIGAVGGVVVIALVAGAVALNRRRR
- a CDS encoding dihydrofolate reductase family protein, whose protein sequence is MGKIVVTEFVSLDMVMEAPGGEPGYAHTGWVFPYQEGDQMKFKLDETLAADVLLLGRRTYESFAGAWPEREDDQGFADKMNEMPKYVVTSSTEPLEWNNSTALDGPIEESVPKLKEQIDGEILVAGSRTLVHALLLAGLVDELRLMVFPVILGSGGRVFPESADKIVLELKDDRRYESGVQVLTYHPTVA
- a CDS encoding CoA-acylating methylmalonate-semialdehyde dehydrogenase, which gives rise to MTSTDTRVIAHWLDGKPFAGTSEDTATVTNPATGQITGRLALANLEDARAVIDAAAAAFPAWRDTSLARRTQVLFSFRELLNARKGELAEIITAEHGKVLSDALGEISRGQEVVEFACGIPHLLKGGYTENASTKVDVYSIRQPLGPVGIISPFNFPAMVPMWFFPVAIAAGNTVILKPSEKDPTAAIWLAELWAEAGLPPGVFNVLQGDKLAVDELLENKAVKAISFVGSTPIAQYVYATGTANGKRVQALGGAKNHAIVLPDADLDLAADAMVNAGFGSAGERCMAISALVAVGDIADELVAKIVERTTPLVTGDGTKNSDMGPLVTKAHRDKVASYVDAGEKDGATIVVDGRTVQADGGPDGFWLGPTLIDHVTTDMSIYTDEIFGPVLSVVRVDTYDQALELINNNPYGNGTAIFTNDGGAARRFQNEVEVGMIGINVPIPVPMAYYSFGGWKNSLFGDTHAHGTEGVHFFTRGKAVTSRWLDPSHGGINLGFPENS
- a CDS encoding sugar phosphate isomerase/epimerase family protein, with amino-acid sequence MKVALDPTPFHHDYSLLELPRVVADLGYEYLQLTPHVDMIPFFNHPKADDALVTEFRKACASAGVGIASVLPVLRWSGPDEDAREAAVRYWKRAIQITVDLGVNVMNTEFSGRPEKAEESERAFYRSMEELVPIIEREGIDVLIDPHPDDFVEDGLAAIRTIRGVNSKNLGMVIVACHQFHMGGDLPAIMEAAGDMVRLVHVADTMDHHRSHGLRYITNPPGNAVRVHQHLKIGDGDVNWDEFFGGLGKLGFHERENTVMVSSVFAENENAHEVSRYQRETMNDYVAKYTSPNS
- a CDS encoding Gfo/Idh/MocA family protein, producing MSDNQDLRIAVLGVGIMGADHVDRITNKIGGARVTVVNDYSLARAEEIAALTPGARVVVDPFDAIAAEDVDAVVLATPGPTHEKQVLACLEAGKPVLCEKPLTTDADSSLTIVKAEAALGKRLIQVGFMRRFDHEYTQLKDLIDSGDLGRPLVVHCAHRNPAVPNGFDSAMIVKDSLVHEVDVTRFLLDEEITSVQIIRPAANSLAPEGIQDPQIAIFETESGRHVDAEVFVTTGVAYEVRTEVVGELGSAMIGLDVGLIRKTKPGNWGGQITPGFRERFGQAYDTEFARWIKAVKTGAGTGNYIDGPGAWDGYAAAAVCAAGVKSLETGQRVVVDMVARDSVAGA
- a CDS encoding sugar phosphate isomerase/epimerase family protein, with amino-acid sequence MSAIRVGSAPDSWGVWFPDDPQQTPYTRFLDEVSASGYEWIELGPFGYLPTDPAKLTDELGARGLKLSAGTVFEHLHQDDSWDAVWNQIKDVAKLTAAVGGKHVVVIPEMWRDPSTGAVLEDRNLTPEQWRKKTDGMNALGKAMLEEYGVMAQYHPHADSHVDIEDNVYKFLEGTDERFVNLCLDTGHISYCGGDNLAIINKHPERIGYLHLKQVDPAIVAKVEAEDLPFGEAVKLGAMIEPPRGIPDMPPLLEAIEKLGIDVFAIVEQDMYPCHPDTPLPIAARTQKYLSTCGVPAVRFN